A region of Streptomyces sp. WMMC500 DNA encodes the following proteins:
- a CDS encoding TetR/AcrR family transcriptional regulator, translating into MGSSRRTAPGACTETSQGQGGGVRRRGDVLERAILDAALEQLGVAGWKGLTIEGVAARAQTGKAAVYRRWSSKSALVEDALRAGVPPMETQPDRGSLRADLTEFCRAMRDRMYSSGGQALRAVLDECDREQAEQFHEVVMGQIIEPGKELIAELLRRGVERGDVRPEVNGDLVLDVLPAMMMYRHKTTGRDLSEKDMDEMVDQVMVPLLQAD; encoded by the coding sequence ATGGGTAGTTCGCGCCGGACCGCTCCCGGAGCGTGCACCGAAACCAGCCAGGGCCAGGGCGGCGGCGTGCGCCGCCGCGGTGACGTACTCGAACGCGCCATCCTGGACGCCGCCCTCGAACAGCTCGGCGTCGCCGGCTGGAAGGGGCTGACCATCGAGGGCGTCGCCGCCCGCGCACAGACGGGGAAGGCGGCCGTGTACCGGCGGTGGTCGTCGAAGTCGGCGCTGGTCGAGGACGCGCTGCGCGCCGGGGTGCCGCCGATGGAGACGCAGCCCGACCGCGGCAGCCTGCGGGCCGACCTCACCGAGTTCTGCCGGGCGATGCGCGACCGGATGTACTCCAGCGGCGGTCAGGCCCTGCGCGCCGTGCTCGACGAGTGCGACCGCGAGCAGGCGGAGCAGTTCCACGAGGTGGTCATGGGGCAGATCATCGAACCGGGCAAGGAGCTCATCGCGGAGCTGCTGCGCCGGGGCGTCGAGCGGGGGGACGTGCGGCCGGAGGTCAACGGGGACCTGGTGCTCGACGTGCTGCCGGCGATGATGATGTACCGGCACAAGACCACCGGGCGGGACCTCAGCGAGAAGGACATGGACGAGATGGTCGATCAGGTGATGGTGCCGCTGCTGCAGGCCGACTGA
- a CDS encoding MFS transporter — translation MTTSQLANKREAGKAPRGDQRNMALVIIAACQLMVVLDATIVNIALPHIQNDLDFSTTGLTWVVSAYTLTFGGLLLLGGRAGDILGRRRVFTFGIALFIVASLLGGFAQEPWQLLLARALQGVGGAIASPTSLALVTTTFPEGPERNRAFGVFAAVSAGGGAIGLLAGGMLTEWLDWRWVLFVNVPIGVLIIAAVPLYINESERHPGRFDISGALTSTVGMAALVYGFIRAAEDGWRDSLTIGSFLAAAVLLVAFVFVERGARDPITPLKMFADRNRSGTYIIMLSLSAAMFGIFFYLVLFVQNVLDYSPIKAGVAFLPITVAIVVSAGLAQTLLPRFGPKPFMVGGSIITAVGMGWLVFLDTDSTFLGGVLGPEVVFGFGMGMNFVTLTITAVSGVSQHEAGAASGLLNATQQVGGSLGLSILTTVFGTASRDEAEKQIPAFMAEATPDQQAIFEKTGELPPPWGQKVLAEGMSMGFVAATVMVVLSVVVAVVAIKVRKSDLEALSGTAGPGVA, via the coding sequence GTGACAACCTCTCAACTGGCTAACAAGCGGGAGGCGGGCAAGGCTCCCCGTGGTGACCAGCGCAACATGGCGCTCGTCATCATCGCGGCCTGTCAACTGATGGTCGTGCTCGACGCGACGATCGTGAACATCGCCCTCCCGCACATCCAGAACGACCTGGACTTCTCCACCACCGGACTGACCTGGGTGGTCAGCGCCTACACCCTGACCTTCGGCGGTCTGCTGCTCCTCGGCGGCCGGGCCGGGGACATCCTCGGCCGGCGCCGCGTCTTCACCTTCGGCATCGCGCTCTTCATCGTCGCCTCGCTGCTCGGCGGTTTCGCGCAGGAGCCCTGGCAGTTGCTCCTGGCCCGCGCGCTGCAGGGCGTCGGCGGTGCGATCGCCTCGCCCACCTCGCTCGCGCTCGTCACCACCACGTTCCCCGAGGGCCCGGAGCGCAACAGGGCGTTCGGGGTGTTCGCGGCGGTCTCCGCGGGCGGCGGCGCCATCGGCCTGCTGGCCGGCGGCATGCTGACCGAGTGGCTCGACTGGCGCTGGGTGCTCTTCGTCAACGTGCCCATCGGCGTGCTGATCATCGCCGCCGTCCCGTTGTACATCAACGAGTCGGAGCGGCACCCCGGACGCTTCGACATATCCGGCGCGCTGACGTCGACCGTCGGCATGGCGGCCCTCGTCTACGGATTCATCCGTGCCGCCGAGGACGGCTGGCGGGACAGCCTGACCATCGGCTCGTTCCTGGCGGCCGCGGTCCTGCTCGTGGCGTTCGTCTTCGTCGAGCGCGGCGCGAGGGACCCGATCACGCCGCTGAAGATGTTCGCCGACCGCAACCGCTCGGGCACGTACATCATCATGCTGAGCCTGTCCGCCGCCATGTTCGGTATCTTCTTCTACCTCGTGCTGTTCGTGCAGAACGTCCTCGACTACAGCCCGATCAAGGCGGGCGTGGCGTTCCTGCCGATCACCGTGGCGATCGTCGTCAGCGCGGGCCTCGCGCAGACGCTCCTGCCGAGGTTCGGGCCCAAGCCGTTCATGGTCGGCGGCTCGATCATCACCGCGGTCGGCATGGGGTGGCTGGTGTTCCTGGACACCGACAGCACGTTCCTGGGCGGGGTGCTGGGGCCCGAGGTCGTCTTCGGCTTCGGCATGGGCATGAACTTCGTGACGCTCACCATCACCGCCGTCTCCGGCGTCTCGCAGCACGAGGCGGGCGCCGCCTCCGGTCTGCTCAACGCCACCCAGCAGGTGGGCGGTTCGCTCGGCCTGTCCATCCTGACCACGGTGTTCGGGACCGCCAGCAGGGACGAGGCGGAGAAGCAGATTCCGGCGTTCATGGCGGAGGCCACGCCGGATCAGCAGGCGATCTTCGAGAAGACCGGCGAGCTGCCCCCGCCGTGGGGGCAGAAGGTGCTCGCGGAGGGCATGTCGATGGGGTTCGTCGCGGCCACGGTCATGGTGGTCCTCTCCGTGGTCGTCGCCGTGGTGGCGATCAAGGTGCGCAAGAGCGATCTCGAAGCGCTGTCCGGCACGGCGGGACCGGGCGTCGCCTGA
- a CDS encoding ADP-ribosylglycohydrolase family protein, with amino-acid sequence MPEMTPDPASAPPPDPFPSPDTAQEPAPDTAAAAGPGRGPIVPDGPGARGPDARLARALASLRGLAVGDALGAAYSAPGSFPLLARRELPPAPWRWTDDTEMASSVVAVLAEYGRVEQDALAASFAGRQNAGGSRGYGRAVNRILRQVRDGEDWRRLAAALFDGQGSWGNGAAMRVAPLGAWYAEDVQEAVRQAEVSSYVTHQHREAVTGCMAVAAAAALAADRPDGTPGPAGGAPGAAAGAALLDQVIALVPRSAVAQGLRRARDMLDYDDVATVAAVLGNGRRTSAHDTVPFALWSAARHLGDFTGAFWDTAQAGGDVDTTCAIVGGVLAGAAAGAPPAAWVRNVEPLPEWVPAVADF; translated from the coding sequence GTGCCCGAGATGACACCGGACCCCGCTTCCGCCCCGCCGCCGGACCCGTTCCCCTCTCCGGACACGGCCCAGGAACCGGCACCGGACACGGCCGCGGCGGCCGGCCCGGGCCGGGGTCCGATCGTGCCCGACGGCCCGGGCGCGCGCGGGCCCGACGCGCGCCTTGCGCGCGCCCTCGCGAGCCTGCGCGGGCTGGCCGTCGGCGACGCGCTCGGCGCCGCGTACTCCGCGCCCGGCAGCTTTCCGCTCCTGGCCCGGCGCGAGCTGCCGCCCGCGCCGTGGCGGTGGACCGACGACACCGAGATGGCGTCGTCGGTGGTGGCGGTGCTCGCCGAGTACGGCCGCGTCGAACAGGACGCGCTGGCGGCGTCGTTCGCCGGCCGGCAGAACGCCGGCGGGTCCCGCGGCTACGGGCGCGCGGTGAACCGGATCCTGCGCCAGGTGCGCGACGGCGAGGACTGGCGCCGCCTGGCCGCCGCCCTCTTCGACGGGCAGGGCTCGTGGGGCAACGGCGCGGCGATGCGGGTGGCGCCGCTGGGTGCCTGGTACGCGGAGGACGTCCAGGAGGCGGTGCGGCAGGCGGAGGTCTCCTCGTACGTCACCCACCAGCACCGCGAAGCGGTCACCGGCTGCATGGCGGTCGCCGCGGCGGCTGCACTGGCCGCCGACCGGCCGGACGGCACGCCGGGCCCGGCGGGCGGCGCTCCCGGGGCGGCCGCCGGCGCCGCGCTGCTCGACCAGGTGATCGCGCTCGTGCCGCGCAGCGCCGTCGCCCAGGGGCTGCGACGGGCGCGGGACATGCTCGACTACGACGACGTCGCCACCGTGGCCGCCGTGCTGGGCAACGGCCGTCGCACCAGCGCGCACGACACCGTGCCGTTCGCCCTCTGGTCGGCGGCCCGGCACCTCGGCGACTTCACGGGCGCCTTCTGGGACACGGCGCAGGCGGGCGGGGACGTGGACACGACGTGCGCGATCGTCGGCGGCGTGCTCGCGGGCGCGGCGGCCGGGGCGCCGCCCGCGGCGTGGGTACGGAACGTGGAGCCGCTGCCGGAGTGGGTTCCCGCGGTCGCGGACTTCTGA
- a CDS encoding YdbC family protein has product MLVKWIRCTVVDRRGFERGQRRWAGLPGEPGFLGQGGGWSRAREGVVHLVAFWESRALYDSFMARSHDRLAAAQLGTFRDMRVRLFERRMDVKVGFEPQFDGADVLRLAHCRVREERVEHFTLMQEKVWNPAMAGSPGMLRGVLGQSGEGEFLVLSLWSSTAEHGKYRVERVERLALRAQTAADVAALAGDVVDLEASWTV; this is encoded by the coding sequence GTGCTGGTCAAGTGGATTCGCTGCACCGTGGTGGACCGCCGGGGTTTCGAGCGGGGGCAGCGAAGGTGGGCGGGGCTGCCCGGTGAACCGGGCTTTCTCGGGCAGGGCGGGGGCTGGAGCCGGGCTCGCGAAGGCGTGGTGCACCTCGTCGCCTTCTGGGAGAGCAGGGCACTGTACGACTCGTTCATGGCGCGCTCCCACGACCGGCTCGCGGCGGCCCAGCTCGGCACGTTCCGGGACATGCGGGTGCGGCTCTTCGAGCGCCGGATGGACGTGAAGGTGGGCTTCGAGCCGCAGTTCGACGGCGCCGACGTGTTGCGGCTCGCGCACTGCCGGGTGCGCGAGGAGCGGGTGGAGCACTTCACGCTGATGCAGGAGAAGGTGTGGAATCCGGCGATGGCGGGGTCGCCGGGGATGCTGCGGGGGGTGCTGGGGCAGTCGGGGGAGGGGGAGTTCCTGGTGCTGTCGCTGTGGTCGTCGACGGCGGAGCACGGCAAGTACCGCGTGGAGCGGGTGGAGCGGCTGGCGCTGCGCGCGCAGACCGCGGCGGACGTGGCGGCGCTGGCGGGGGACGTGGTGGATCTGGAGGCGTCCTGGACCGTCTGA
- a CDS encoding RidA family protein has product MTLQKMFDNPAAVPPPAGHFSHVVRLGLGGDDALLFLSGQLALDADGRVVGPGDMRAQARHVMESLQAILAAHGATFADVVNIRSFVTDMSRLDAYAEVRRGYFPGPPPSSTTVEVSRLARDGAVLEVEVVAAVSGGQGA; this is encoded by the coding sequence ATGACACTGCAGAAGATGTTCGACAACCCCGCCGCCGTCCCCCCGCCCGCCGGCCACTTCTCCCACGTCGTACGCCTCGGCCTCGGCGGCGACGACGCGCTGCTGTTCCTGTCCGGGCAGCTCGCGCTGGACGCCGACGGCCGGGTCGTCGGCCCCGGGGACATGCGCGCGCAGGCCCGGCACGTCATGGAGAGCCTGCAGGCGATCCTCGCCGCGCACGGCGCCACCTTCGCGGACGTGGTGAACATCCGCTCGTTCGTCACCGACATGAGCCGGCTCGACGCCTATGCGGAGGTACGCCGGGGTTACTTCCCCGGCCCGCCGCCCTCCAGCACCACCGTCGAGGTCTCCCGGCTCGCCCGGGACGGGGCGGTGCTGGAGGTCGAGGTCGTCGCGGCGGTGAGCGGCGGTCAGGGGGCGTGA
- a CDS encoding vitamin B12-dependent ribonucleotide reductase, translating into MTETTSGPARGSRKGGAKGNKGLRIERIHTTPGTHPYDEVEWARRDVVMTNWRDGSVNFEQRGVEFPEFWEANAVNIVTSKYFRGAVGTPKRETSLKQVVDRIVKTYRKAGEDHGYFASPADAEIFEHELTYALLHQIFSFNSPVWFNVGTPQPQQVSACFILSVDDSMESILDWYKEEGMIFKGGSGAGLNLSRIRSSKELLSSGGNASGPVSFMRGADASAGTIKSGGATRRAAKMVVLDVDHPDIEAFIETKVKEEEKIRALRDAGFDMDLGGDDITSVQYQNANNSVRVTDDFMKAVENDAQFGLRARMTGEVIEEIGAKKLFRQMAEAAWACADPGIQYDDTINHWHTAPESGRISASNPCSEYMHLDNTSCNLASLNLMKFLRQDADGRQSFEVERFAKVVELVITAMDISISFADFPTQKIAENTRAFRQLGIGYANLGALLMATGHAYDSDGGRALAGAITSLMTGTAYKRSAHLAAAVGAYDGYARNATAHKRVMQQHAEANGAAKRMDDLDTPVWAAATEAWQDVVRLGDKHGYRNAQASVLAPTGTIGLAMSCDTTGIEPDLALVKFKKLVGGGSMQIVNQTVPMALKRLGYQEEQIEAVVAHIAEHGSVIDAPGLRQEHYEIFDCAMGDRAISPMGHVRMMAATQPFLSGAISKTVNMPEKATVEEIEEVYYEGWKLGLKALAIYRDNCKVGQPLSAKKKEADKAAEKAEGTIRDAVEKVVEYRPVRRRLPKGRPGITTSFTVGGAEGYMTANSYPDDGLGEVFLKMSKQGSTLAGMMDAFSIAVSVGLQYGVPLETYVSKFTNMRFEPAGMTDDPDVRMAQSIVDYIFRRLALDFLPFETRSALGIHSAEERERHLETGSYEPTDEELDVEGLAQSAPRQPAPLPAAPPVTIEQAKPAPQEAHTSAELVEMQLGIQADAPLCFSCGTKMQRAGSCYICEGCGSTSGCS; encoded by the coding sequence ATGACAGAGACGACGAGCGGCCCGGCGCGCGGATCCCGCAAGGGCGGCGCCAAGGGGAACAAGGGCCTGCGCATCGAGCGAATCCACACCACCCCCGGCACGCACCCGTACGACGAGGTGGAGTGGGCACGCCGTGACGTCGTCATGACCAACTGGCGCGACGGTTCGGTCAACTTCGAGCAGCGCGGCGTGGAGTTTCCCGAGTTCTGGGAGGCCAACGCCGTCAACATCGTCACGAGCAAGTACTTCCGCGGTGCGGTGGGCACCCCGAAGCGGGAGACGAGCCTCAAGCAGGTCGTCGACCGGATCGTGAAGACGTACCGCAAGGCAGGCGAGGACCACGGGTACTTCGCGTCGCCGGCGGACGCCGAGATCTTCGAGCACGAGCTGACGTACGCCCTGCTGCACCAGATCTTCAGCTTCAACTCGCCGGTGTGGTTCAACGTCGGCACCCCGCAGCCGCAGCAGGTCAGCGCCTGCTTCATCCTCTCCGTCGACGACTCCATGGAGTCGATCCTCGACTGGTACAAGGAAGAGGGGATGATCTTCAAGGGCGGCTCCGGCGCCGGGCTCAACCTCTCCCGTATCCGCTCCAGCAAGGAGCTGCTCTCCTCCGGCGGCAACGCCTCGGGACCCGTCTCGTTCATGCGCGGTGCCGACGCCTCCGCCGGCACCATCAAGTCCGGCGGCGCCACCCGGCGTGCGGCGAAGATGGTCGTGCTCGACGTCGACCACCCCGACATCGAGGCGTTCATCGAGACGAAGGTCAAGGAAGAGGAGAAGATCCGCGCCCTGCGCGACGCGGGCTTCGACATGGACCTCGGCGGCGACGACATCACCTCCGTGCAGTACCAGAACGCCAACAACTCCGTGCGCGTCACCGACGACTTCATGAAGGCCGTCGAGAACGACGCGCAGTTCGGCCTGCGCGCCCGTATGACCGGCGAGGTCATCGAGGAGATCGGCGCGAAGAAGCTGTTCCGGCAGATGGCCGAGGCCGCCTGGGCCTGCGCCGACCCCGGCATCCAGTACGACGACACCATCAACCACTGGCACACCGCGCCGGAGTCGGGCCGTATCTCCGCCTCCAACCCGTGCAGCGAGTACATGCACCTGGACAACACCTCGTGCAACCTCGCCTCGCTGAACCTGATGAAGTTCCTCAGGCAGGACGCCGACGGCCGGCAGAGCTTCGAGGTCGAGCGCTTCGCCAAGGTCGTCGAGCTGGTCATCACGGCGATGGACATCTCCATCTCCTTCGCCGACTTCCCCACCCAGAAGATCGCCGAGAACACCCGCGCCTTCCGCCAGCTCGGCATCGGCTACGCCAACCTCGGCGCCCTGCTCATGGCCACGGGCCACGCCTACGACTCCGACGGCGGCCGCGCCCTCGCCGGAGCCATCACCTCCCTGATGACCGGCACCGCCTACAAGCGCTCCGCGCACCTGGCCGCCGCCGTCGGCGCGTACGACGGCTACGCCCGCAACGCCACCGCGCACAAGCGCGTCATGCAGCAGCACGCGGAGGCCAACGGCGCGGCCAAGCGCATGGACGACCTGGACACGCCCGTGTGGGCCGCCGCCACTGAGGCCTGGCAGGACGTGGTCCGCCTCGGCGACAAGCACGGCTACCGCAACGCCCAGGCGTCGGTGCTCGCCCCGACGGGGACCATCGGCCTGGCGATGTCGTGCGACACGACGGGCATCGAGCCGGACCTGGCGCTGGTGAAGTTCAAGAAGCTGGTCGGCGGCGGCTCGATGCAGATCGTCAACCAGACGGTGCCGATGGCGCTGAAGCGGCTGGGGTACCAGGAGGAGCAGATCGAGGCCGTCGTCGCGCACATCGCCGAGCACGGCAGCGTCATCGACGCCCCCGGGCTGCGGCAGGAGCACTACGAGATCTTCGACTGCGCCATGGGCGACAGGGCCATCTCCCCGATGGGGCACGTCCGGATGATGGCCGCCACGCAGCCCTTCCTCTCGGGCGCGATCTCCAAGACCGTGAACATGCCGGAGAAGGCCACGGTCGAGGAGATCGAGGAGGTCTACTACGAGGGCTGGAAGCTGGGGCTCAAGGCACTCGCCATCTACCGCGACAACTGCAAGGTCGGCCAGCCGCTGTCGGCGAAGAAGAAGGAGGCCGACAAGGCCGCCGAGAAGGCGGAGGGGACGATCCGCGACGCCGTCGAGAAGGTCGTCGAGTACCGCCCGGTGCGCCGCCGCCTCCCCAAGGGCCGTCCGGGCATCACCACCTCCTTCACGGTCGGCGGCGCCGAGGGCTACATGACCGCCAACTCCTACCCGGACGACGGGCTGGGCGAGGTCTTCCTGAAGATGTCCAAGCAGGGCTCGACCCTCGCGGGCATGATGGACGCCTTCTCGATCGCGGTCTCCGTGGGCCTGCAGTACGGGGTGCCGCTGGAGACGTACGTCTCGAAGTTCACGAACATGCGCTTCGAGCCGGCGGGCATGACGGACGACCCGGACGTGCGGATGGCGCAGTCGATCGTCGACTACATCTTCCGCCGCCTGGCGCTGGACTTCCTGCCGTTCGAGACCCGTTCGGCGCTGGGCATCCACTCCGCGGAGGAGCGCGAGCGGCACCTGGAGACCGGTTCGTACGAGCCGACGGACGAGGAACTGGACGTCGAGGGCCTGGCCCAGTCCGCGCCCCGCCAGCCGGCGCCCCTCCCGGCGGCCCCGCCGGTGACGATCGAGCAGGCCAAGCCCGCCCCGCAGGAGGCGCACACCTCCGCGGAGCTGGTGGAGATGCAGCTCGGCATCCAGGCGGACGCGCCGCTGTGCTTCTCGTGCGGCACGAAGATGCAGCGGGCCGGAAGCTGCTACATCTGCGAGGGCTGCGGCTCGACCAGCGGCTGCAGCTAG
- the nrdR gene encoding transcriptional regulator NrdR: MHCPFCRHPDSRVVDSRTTDDGAAIRRRRQCPDCSRRFTTVETASLMVIKRSGVTEPFSRAKVITGVRKACQGRPVTEDALAQLGQRVEEAIRATGSAEVSSHDVGLAILGPLQDLDLVAYLRFASVYRAFDSLEDFEDAITQLRTADRPPADTGGPEGQHGQAPPPAPGDPGAPGPGRSPGRGGDPGVPSPGRAAG; the protein is encoded by the coding sequence ATGCACTGCCCCTTCTGCAGGCACCCCGACAGCCGGGTCGTCGACAGCCGCACCACCGACGACGGCGCCGCAATCCGCCGCCGCCGGCAGTGCCCCGACTGCTCGCGCCGCTTCACCACGGTGGAGACCGCGTCCCTGATGGTCATCAAGCGCAGCGGGGTCACCGAGCCCTTCAGCCGCGCCAAGGTGATCACGGGCGTCCGCAAGGCCTGCCAGGGCCGCCCCGTCACCGAGGACGCGCTGGCCCAGCTCGGCCAGCGGGTCGAGGAGGCGATCCGGGCCACCGGCAGCGCCGAGGTCTCCAGCCACGACGTCGGGCTCGCCATACTGGGCCCGCTGCAGGACCTCGATCTCGTCGCCTACCTGCGCTTCGCCTCCGTCTACCGCGCCTTCGACTCCCTCGAGGACTTCGAGGACGCGATCACACAGTTGCGGACCGCGGACAGGCCCCCCGCCGACACCGGCGGCCCGGAAGGACAGCACGGCCAGGCCCCACCTCCCGCGCCGGGCGACCCCGGCGCGCCCGGCCCCGGCCGCAGTCCCGGCCGCGGCGGGGACCCCGGAGTCCCGTCACCCGGCAGAGCGGCCGGCTGA
- the lexA gene encoding transcriptional repressor LexA: protein MTTTADTAPIAAHERPQQAAEPQLTPPSGEGREGEAQPPKRSMPGRPPGIRADSSGLTERQRRVIEVIRDSVQRRGYPPSMREIGQAVGLSSTSSVAHQLMALERKGFLRRDPHRPRAYEVRGAETPATQAAADTTGKPAASYVPLVGRIAAGGPILAEESVEDVFPLPRQLVGDGELFVLKVVGDSMIDAAICDGDWVAVRRQPVAENGDIVAAMLDGEATVKRFKREDGHVWLLPHNAAYQPIPGDEATILGKVVAVLRRV from the coding sequence GTGACCACCACCGCAGACACCGCACCCATCGCCGCCCACGAACGGCCCCAGCAGGCGGCGGAGCCGCAGCTCACGCCGCCTTCCGGGGAGGGCCGTGAGGGCGAGGCGCAGCCACCCAAGCGCTCGATGCCGGGGCGCCCTCCGGGCATCAGGGCCGACAGCTCGGGCCTGACCGAACGGCAGCGCCGGGTCATCGAGGTCATTCGCGACTCGGTGCAGCGCCGTGGCTACCCGCCGTCGATGCGTGAGATCGGCCAGGCCGTCGGCCTCTCGTCCACCTCGTCCGTCGCGCACCAGTTGATGGCGCTGGAGCGCAAGGGCTTCCTGCGCCGGGACCCGCACCGACCCCGGGCGTACGAGGTGCGCGGCGCGGAGACGCCCGCCACCCAGGCCGCCGCGGACACCACGGGCAAGCCCGCCGCGTCGTACGTGCCGCTGGTCGGCCGGATCGCCGCCGGTGGCCCGATCCTCGCCGAGGAGTCGGTCGAGGACGTGTTCCCGCTGCCGCGACAGCTCGTCGGCGACGGCGAACTTTTCGTGCTGAAGGTCGTCGGTGACTCGATGATCGACGCGGCGATCTGCGACGGCGACTGGGTCGCGGTGCGCCGCCAGCCGGTCGCCGAGAACGGCGACATCGTCGCCGCGATGCTGGACGGCGAGGCCACCGTCAAGCGGTTCAAGCGCGAGGACGGCCACGTGTGGCTGCTCCCGCACAACGCCGCGTACCAGCCGATTCCCGGCGACGAGGCGACGATCCTCGGCAAGGTCGTCGCGGTGCTCCGCCGGGTCTGA
- the recX gene encoding recombination regulator RecX yields MVRRTDWPLPPPDDGPPPFGGGPEDGTGRPAERGGSSRRGRSRGRREPSGDRVRETSLSPEERARAICLRLLTGAPRTRKQLGDALAKRDVDAEVAEAVLDRLEAAGLVDDAAFAGAWVESRHHGRGLARRALARELRTRGVAGTVVDEAVSRLDADTEEETARELVARKLRATRGLDREKRIRRLAGMLARRGYGEGLAIRVVREALESEGEDTEGLLDD; encoded by the coding sequence GTGGTCCGGCGCACCGACTGGCCGCTCCCGCCCCCGGACGACGGCCCTCCGCCGTTCGGGGGCGGCCCGGAGGACGGCACCGGCCGGCCGGCCGAGCGCGGCGGTTCCTCCCGGCGCGGGCGGTCACGGGGCCGGCGCGAGCCGTCGGGTGACCGGGTGCGGGAGACGTCGCTCAGCCCGGAGGAACGGGCACGGGCGATCTGCCTGCGCCTGCTCACCGGGGCGCCGCGGACCCGTAAGCAGCTCGGGGACGCGCTGGCCAAGCGGGACGTCGACGCCGAGGTCGCGGAGGCCGTGCTCGACCGCCTCGAAGCGGCCGGGCTGGTCGACGACGCGGCGTTCGCCGGTGCCTGGGTGGAGTCCCGGCACCATGGCCGTGGCCTCGCCCGCCGCGCGCTCGCGCGGGAGCTGCGCACCCGGGGCGTGGCGGGCACGGTGGTCGACGAGGCGGTGAGCCGCCTCGACGCGGACACCGAGGAGGAGACGGCTCGCGAGCTGGTCGCCCGCAAGCTCCGCGCCACCCGCGGCCTGGACCGGGAGAAGCGCATCCGGCGCCTGGCGGGCATGCTGGCCCGCCGGGGCTACGGGGAGGGGCTGGCGATCCGCGTCGTCCGCGAGGCACTGGAGTCCGAGGGCGAGGACACGGAGGGACTGCTGGACGACTGA
- the recA gene encoding recombinase RecA: MAATDREKALDAALAQIERQFGKGAVMRLGERPNEPVEVIPTGSTALDVALGVGGLPRGRVVEVYGPESSGKTTLTLHAVANAQRAGGTVAFVDAEHALDPEYAKKLGVDIDSLILSQPDNGEQALEIADMLVRSGALDLIVIDSVAALVPRAEIEGEMGDSHVGLQARLMSQALRKITSALNQSKTTAIFINQLREKIGVMFGSPETTTGGKALKFYASVRLDIRRIETLKDGTEPVGNRTRVKVVKNKVAPPFKQAEFDILYGQGISREGGLIDMGVEHGFIRKSGAWYTYEGDQLGQGKENARTFLKDNPDLADEVERRIKEKLGIGPKPQNAEGAEGTEGVQADAAAVGPGGAAVDGAAPAGKKTVPAPAKTAKAAKAVAKS; encoded by the coding sequence ATGGCAGCGACTGACCGCGAGAAGGCGCTCGACGCCGCACTCGCCCAGATTGAACGGCAATTCGGCAAGGGCGCCGTGATGCGCCTCGGCGAGCGGCCGAACGAGCCCGTGGAAGTCATCCCCACCGGGTCGACCGCGCTCGACGTGGCGCTCGGCGTGGGCGGCCTGCCGCGCGGCCGCGTGGTGGAGGTGTACGGCCCGGAGTCCTCCGGCAAGACGACCCTGACGCTGCACGCGGTGGCCAACGCGCAGCGGGCCGGCGGCACGGTCGCGTTCGTCGACGCGGAGCACGCCCTCGACCCGGAGTACGCGAAGAAGCTCGGCGTCGACATCGACTCTCTCATCCTCTCCCAGCCCGACAACGGCGAACAGGCGCTGGAGATCGCGGACATGCTCGTCCGCTCCGGCGCGCTCGACCTGATCGTCATCGACTCGGTCGCGGCCCTCGTCCCGCGCGCGGAGATCGAGGGCGAGATGGGCGACTCGCACGTCGGCCTGCAGGCCCGCCTGATGAGCCAGGCCCTGCGGAAGATCACCAGTGCGCTGAACCAGTCGAAGACCACCGCGATCTTCATCAACCAGTTGCGCGAGAAGATCGGCGTGATGTTCGGCTCGCCCGAGACCACCACCGGCGGCAAGGCGCTGAAGTTCTACGCCTCGGTGCGCCTGGACATCCGGCGCATCGAGACCCTCAAGGACGGCACGGAGCCCGTCGGCAACCGCACGCGCGTGAAGGTCGTGAAGAACAAGGTCGCGCCGCCCTTCAAGCAGGCCGAGTTCGACATCCTCTACGGGCAGGGCATCAGCCGCGAGGGCGGCCTGATCGACATGGGCGTGGAGCACGGCTTCATCCGCAAGTCCGGCGCCTGGTACACGTACGAGGGCGACCAGCTCGGCCAGGGCAAGGAGAACGCGCGGACGTTCCTGAAGGACAACCCCGACCTGGCCGACGAGGTCGAGAGGCGGATCAAGGAGAAGCTGGGCATCGGCCCGAAGCCGCAGAACGCGGAGGGCGCGGAAGGCACCGAGGGCGTGCAGGCTGACGCCGCGGCGGTGGGCCCCGGCGGGGCGGCCGTCGACGGTGCCGCCCCGGCGGGGAAGAAGACGGTGCCGGCGCCGGCCAAGACCGCGAAGGCGGCCAAGGCCGTCGCCAAGAGCTGA